A stretch of Lysinibacillus agricola DNA encodes these proteins:
- a CDS encoding glycosyltransferase family 2 protein, with protein MMKNIAAIIPAYNPQHSLITYVHQLLAITISQVIIVNDGSDQKYAGVFEELKKIDCCRVLEHDHNIGKGGALKTAFAYVRAQRGMFQGVITVGAHNQHTLQDVKLVLTMTKVFSEGIVLGVRNFHSSDSTFLSYWGNRATSLFFEALYHRRLMDTQTGLRFISINELPWLIKVKGERYDYDTNMLVAALKRKCPIFEVEIGQLRLKKNTVIQYDEITNAGSIIAKMLKNYLKPRKT; from the coding sequence ATGATGAAAAATATTGCAGCAATTATACCAGCCTATAATCCACAACATTCACTTATAACCTATGTCCATCAATTATTAGCCATCACCATTAGCCAAGTTATTATTGTCAATGATGGCAGCGATCAAAAATATGCAGGTGTTTTTGAGGAGTTGAAAAAGATTGACTGCTGTCGAGTGCTAGAGCATGACCACAATATTGGTAAGGGAGGCGCACTCAAAACAGCCTTTGCCTATGTAAGAGCGCAAAGGGGCATGTTTCAAGGTGTTATTACAGTAGGTGCTCATAACCAGCATACTTTACAAGATGTAAAGCTAGTTTTAACGATGACAAAGGTATTTTCTGAAGGAATTGTGTTAGGAGTGCGTAACTTCCATTCTTCGGACAGCACGTTTTTATCATATTGGGGTAATCGTGCTACAAGTTTGTTTTTTGAGGCCCTTTATCATAGAAGACTAATGGATACACAAACAGGTTTACGGTTTATTTCTATAAATGAGCTGCCATGGCTAATAAAAGTAAAAGGCGAACGATATGACTACGACACAAATATGTTAGTTGCTGCACTTAAAAGAAAGTGTCCAATTTTTGAGGTAGAGATAGGTCAGCTACGACTAAAGAAAAATACAGTGATACAATATGATGAAATAACAAATGCAGGGTCAATTATTGCTAAAATGCTTAAGAATTATCTAAAACCAAGGAAAACATAG
- a CDS encoding SEL1-like repeat protein has translation MKEVSAIVIQYEILQDQCKKLKALSFIKLAKNLHDASTLAIAKPAISLQKSLLVLEEILYELYKLEMHTEPKLKNKLTLLKNRSFVAKIHPRRIYLLMNLVSKMTSINSSEVAEAKAAKIVLDYISDIVEWFIERYDRSLKAKLIRIGSNFEDITSAFDLNTLLQDDQSTEAYKSAANWFELAAKQGNASAQYNLGALYNQGRGVKKDYALAKMWYERAAAQNDANALYSLGVLYHLGHGVVQNYEEAAQYYKAAADLENADAQYNLGVLYNQGLGMPLNFAEAAKWYMLAANQGNTSAQNNLGFLYHNGTGVEQSYEEAIAYFEMAALAGDASAQYNLGYMYLKGRGISQNFEEAAKWLHLAALQDHTNAEFQLAMLYNTGQGIPQDRIEAIKWFKLAAHKGHLNAQYCLGVLYVKENDIALAEKWLQLAANTGHISAGFELGRLYVYQLQQPEKAFPYFKAAAEKGYADAQYEIGLLYAAGSGVTLNYVEAAKWWRAATDQSHIQAEYQLGLLYEQGLGFEQDLEEARRCYRLAAIQGHSGAQYQLGNLFDKGKGVKQDYTEAAKWIEQAAAKGHAKAQYQLAQMHSHGQGVPKDFVKAAQLYRLAANQGHQKAQFQLGMLYKKGQGVAQDYNEATKWLKKSLENIK, from the coding sequence ATGAAAGAGGTGAGTGCTATCGTCATACAATATGAAATTCTCCAAGATCAATGTAAGAAATTAAAAGCTTTATCCTTCATTAAATTGGCTAAAAATTTACACGATGCTAGCACGCTCGCCATTGCAAAGCCTGCTATATCTCTACAAAAATCCCTCCTTGTACTGGAGGAAATTTTATATGAGCTTTATAAGCTGGAAATGCATACTGAACCGAAACTAAAAAATAAGCTAACGTTACTCAAGAATCGTAGCTTTGTTGCAAAAATTCATCCACGTCGCATTTATTTATTAATGAATCTTGTAAGCAAAATGACTTCTATTAATAGTAGTGAAGTCGCGGAGGCAAAGGCGGCAAAAATTGTTCTTGATTATATAAGTGATATTGTAGAATGGTTTATCGAACGCTATGACCGTAGCTTGAAGGCAAAATTGATTCGCATAGGCTCCAACTTTGAAGATATAACTTCAGCTTTTGATTTAAATACGCTACTTCAAGATGACCAATCAACCGAGGCCTATAAAAGTGCTGCAAACTGGTTTGAGCTTGCCGCAAAACAAGGGAATGCAAGTGCTCAATATAATTTAGGTGCTCTTTATAATCAAGGCCGTGGTGTCAAGAAAGATTATGCACTTGCAAAAATGTGGTATGAACGCGCCGCTGCGCAAAATGATGCAAACGCACTTTATAGCTTAGGCGTACTCTATCATTTGGGTCATGGTGTTGTACAAAATTATGAAGAGGCCGCTCAATATTATAAAGCTGCTGCAGATTTAGAGAACGCAGATGCTCAGTACAACCTGGGTGTTTTATACAATCAAGGACTTGGTATGCCACTAAACTTTGCCGAGGCAGCAAAATGGTACATGTTAGCGGCCAATCAGGGGAATACAAGTGCCCAAAATAACCTTGGCTTCCTTTATCACAATGGGACTGGTGTTGAGCAAAGCTATGAGGAGGCTATAGCTTATTTTGAAATGGCAGCATTAGCTGGTGATGCAAGTGCTCAGTATAATCTTGGCTATATGTATCTTAAAGGCCGTGGTATCTCGCAAAATTTTGAAGAAGCTGCGAAATGGCTTCACTTAGCTGCACTTCAAGACCATACAAATGCTGAATTTCAATTGGCGATGCTATATAACACTGGTCAAGGTATACCTCAGGATCGCATAGAGGCTATAAAATGGTTTAAGCTCGCTGCACATAAAGGACACTTAAATGCTCAATACTGTCTCGGTGTGCTCTACGTCAAAGAAAATGATATAGCTCTAGCTGAAAAATGGTTACAGCTTGCCGCTAACACTGGACATATAAGTGCAGGCTTTGAGCTTGGACGTCTTTATGTATATCAGCTTCAGCAACCAGAGAAAGCTTTCCCATACTTCAAAGCTGCTGCTGAAAAGGGCTATGCTGATGCTCAGTACGAGATCGGATTATTATATGCAGCTGGAAGTGGGGTCACGTTAAATTATGTTGAAGCAGCAAAATGGTGGAGAGCCGCAACTGATCAGTCCCATATTCAGGCTGAGTATCAATTAGGATTATTATATGAGCAAGGATTGGGGTTCGAGCAGGACTTAGAAGAAGCACGACGCTGCTATCGACTAGCAGCCATCCAAGGACATTCAGGCGCTCAATATCAGCTTGGTAATTTATTTGATAAGGGAAAAGGTGTCAAACAGGATTATACAGAAGCCGCAAAATGGATTGAGCAGGCTGCCGCTAAGGGCCATGCCAAAGCACAATACCAATTAGCTCAAATGCACAGTCACGGACAAGGGGTACCAAAGGACTTTGTGAAAGCTGCCCAACTGTATCGACTGGCCGCCAATCAAGGGCATCAAAAAGCACAATTCCAGCTTGGTATGCTCTACAAAAAAGGACAAGGCGTTGCACAGGATTATAATGAGGCAACAAAATGGCTTAAGAAGTCACTTGAAAATATAAAATAA
- the argH gene encoding argininosuccinate lyase produces the protein MFEDFRNKTQQEDGMNFPSNIYRKIVLQPAYDEAKKNFLTIILQINIAHLKMLEEQGLVKKEEAKEIGIALKKLDLNYYRIEDYSPRYEDLFFRIENKLIELAGDVAGNLHIGRSRNDMGIAIYRMTLRKKLLLLMRELLTLRDDLIAAAMEHVDTIMIGYTHTQQAQPTTFAHYLKAVIDQLERDFERLQHVYKTVNRSSMGAAALTTTGFKISRERMRELLAFDDIIENAWDAVAGADYIAEAASIVQLAALNLGRTSQDFLLWATQEFNAFTLASPYVQISSIMPQKRNPVSIEHTRSLLSAVVGDASTVLQMVHNTPFGDIVDTEDDMQPYLWRAIDRLIGIYKLFGSLVVTMNVNKKKLRNRAENSFANVTELADTLVRSEGISFRQAHSIVSKCIKVLLSHGEESLASLTWGLANTQSKLITDKPLKISEEDFYNALKPETFVAVRTLPGGPAPVTMKESLERSKANAHNLYEWIRLKESMIVDAEKQLTVFIEEWNQ, from the coding sequence ATGTTTGAAGATTTCCGCAATAAAACACAGCAAGAAGATGGGATGAATTTCCCTTCCAATATTTATCGTAAAATTGTCTTACAGCCAGCTTATGATGAAGCCAAGAAAAACTTTTTAACAATTATTCTACAAATCAATATTGCACACTTAAAAATGTTAGAAGAACAGGGACTTGTAAAAAAAGAAGAAGCTAAAGAAATTGGTATTGCACTAAAAAAATTAGACTTGAACTATTATCGTATAGAAGATTACAGCCCGCGATATGAGGACTTATTTTTCCGCATCGAAAATAAATTAATAGAGCTTGCTGGCGATGTTGCTGGGAATCTTCACATTGGTAGAAGTCGTAATGATATGGGCATAGCCATCTATCGAATGACTTTAAGAAAAAAATTGTTATTGCTCATGCGAGAATTACTGACTTTACGGGATGATTTAATCGCAGCTGCTATGGAGCACGTTGATACGATTATGATTGGCTATACACATACGCAGCAGGCACAGCCAACAACCTTTGCTCATTATTTGAAAGCTGTTATCGATCAACTTGAACGAGATTTTGAACGTTTGCAGCATGTCTACAAAACGGTGAATCGCAGCAGTATGGGAGCAGCGGCATTAACGACAACAGGCTTCAAAATTAGTCGAGAGCGTATGCGCGAGTTATTGGCATTCGATGATATTATCGAAAATGCGTGGGATGCTGTTGCTGGTGCGGATTATATTGCAGAGGCAGCGAGTATTGTTCAGCTTGCGGCACTTAATCTTGGCCGCACATCCCAGGATTTTTTACTATGGGCTACACAGGAATTCAATGCATTTACGCTGGCAAGCCCGTACGTACAAATTAGTTCTATCATGCCACAAAAGCGCAACCCTGTTTCGATAGAGCATACACGTTCATTGCTATCAGCGGTTGTTGGTGATGCTAGTACAGTATTACAAATGGTACATAATACACCGTTTGGAGATATCGTGGACACCGAAGATGATATGCAACCATATTTATGGCGCGCGATCGACCGTTTAATAGGTATTTACAAGCTATTTGGTTCGCTTGTTGTCACGATGAATGTAAACAAGAAAAAACTAAGAAATCGAGCAGAAAATAGCTTTGCCAATGTCACAGAGCTTGCTGATACATTAGTGCGCTCTGAAGGGATTTCATTCCGCCAAGCACACAGTATTGTTAGTAAATGTATAAAGGTATTGCTCTCTCATGGTGAAGAGTCTCTAGCAAGTCTTACATGGGGTCTAGCAAATACACAATCCAAATTAATTACTGATAAACCATTAAAAATTTCTGAGGAAGATTTTTATAACGCATTAAAACCAGAGACTTTCGTTGCTGTCCGCACATTACCTGGCGGTCCAGCGCCCGTAACGATGAAAGAATCTCTTGAACGCTCCAAGGCAAATGCTCATAACCTTTATGAGTGGATTCGTTTGAAGGAGTCTATGATTGTTGATGCAGAAAAGCAATTAACAGTATTTATAGAGGAATGGAATCAATGA
- a CDS encoding sensor histidine kinase, producing the protein MKTLYSKFVVTTMLVMIGSLCIGFLATNTYYHQVVKEKNDAKNVKIAQDMAKYIESSKPDDLDNYLTTLGEIGYQIYATTGSEGDFFGGEYRDKTLPSNTVKHVLNGEIYHGMRDFPKETFVTGFFANELINTIGVPFTYENKQYALFIRPDIRLLFSEVHTILGGLILVMTVLSLLAMLLFAKALIRPITQLTEATHQLAHEKFDTLLDINRADEIGQLAVSFNVMTEKLQENDRMRKEFISNVSHDFQSPLLNIQGYVDLLKNPLLADKERQEYTTIIELETKRMSTLTKQLLLLTSLDQSTRLLKREPYRLDEQLKETVRKYRWQLEEANVQLSYQIEPVTYDGDAGLLQNVWDNLLTNAIKYNVEGGEIHVHLQESPTSVEVLVKDSGIGMTTNQLQKAYDRFYRVDASRTKQGTGLGLAIVKQIAELHGGTVQMESVIDSGTNVRINLPKL; encoded by the coding sequence ATGAAAACGTTATATAGTAAATTTGTTGTCACGACGATGCTTGTTATGATCGGCAGCTTGTGTATCGGCTTTTTAGCGACAAATACTTATTATCATCAAGTTGTGAAGGAAAAAAACGATGCTAAAAATGTGAAAATTGCGCAGGATATGGCAAAATACATTGAGTCTTCAAAGCCTGACGATTTAGATAATTATTTAACGACTCTTGGTGAAATAGGTTATCAAATTTATGCAACAACTGGTAGCGAAGGAGATTTCTTCGGCGGTGAGTATCGTGATAAAACACTACCGTCCAATACAGTCAAGCATGTTTTAAACGGGGAAATTTATCATGGTATGCGTGATTTTCCAAAAGAGACATTTGTAACAGGCTTTTTTGCGAATGAGTTAATTAATACGATAGGTGTGCCATTCACTTATGAAAATAAGCAGTATGCACTGTTCATTAGACCTGATATTCGCTTGTTGTTTTCTGAGGTGCATACGATACTTGGCGGACTAATTCTTGTGATGACAGTACTTAGTCTATTGGCGATGCTACTTTTTGCTAAGGCACTAATTCGTCCTATTACACAGCTAACAGAGGCAACGCATCAGCTTGCACATGAAAAATTCGATACGCTACTGGATATAAACCGAGCAGATGAGATTGGACAATTAGCGGTTAGCTTTAATGTCATGACAGAAAAATTACAGGAAAATGATCGAATGCGTAAAGAGTTTATCAGTAATGTATCCCATGATTTTCAGTCGCCATTGTTGAATATTCAAGGCTATGTAGATTTACTAAAGAATCCCTTGCTGGCCGACAAGGAAAGGCAGGAATATACAACGATTATTGAGCTAGAAACGAAGCGTATGTCGACATTAACTAAGCAATTACTTTTACTAACGTCACTCGACCAATCTACAAGGTTATTAAAGCGTGAACCTTATCGTCTAGATGAGCAATTAAAGGAAACAGTGAGAAAATATCGCTGGCAGCTTGAAGAGGCAAATGTACAATTATCATACCAGATTGAACCAGTAACATATGATGGTGATGCGGGGCTATTGCAAAATGTTTGGGATAATTTATTGACGAATGCCATTAAATATAATGTCGAAGGTGGAGAAATTCATGTTCACTTGCAAGAATCTCCAACTTCAGTTGAAGTACTCGTCAAGGATAGTGGTATAGGAATGACTACTAATCAATTACAAAAGGCATATGATCGCTTTTATCGCGTGGATGCCTCTAGAACAAAGCAAGGTACGGGGCTTGGACTGGCCATCGTAAAGCAAATTGCTGAGCTACATGGAGGAACGGTTCAAATGGAAAGTGTTATTGATTCGGGTACGAACGTTCGTATCAACTTACCCAAGTTGTAA
- a CDS encoding transglutaminase domain-containing protein: protein MKKWLISGAALLMLSPTAAYAKNADARPVHTSPVIAYNVVANTKVTTWDQFTTEIVKQLNNFAPEIKITYSGPMTDFNKKIMEAFEKAQEQAVYASGHLESTTISADSTGNVTFKVKYITNQKQEAAVQKKVDQVLKTIIKPSMTEFEKVKAINDYIVSNTAYGTKTKASPHSAYALLMEGQAVCQGYALTSYKMLEQAGFDTKYVVGYVNGNEAHAWNLVKVDGKWYHLDTTWNDPLPNRIGASSYDYFLVTDAQLKKDHKWIASDYPAATSTTYSYMQNVHFAYQVNNTLYFSNTADNNKLYKLDLASGKKTKVIDKRALYITGADNYLYFSDYSNSGYLTKLNLKTLKAEVLAKQVVSDLRISDNYLIYKVNAKDQTLKIK from the coding sequence ATGAAAAAATGGTTGATAAGCGGAGCGGCATTACTGATGTTAAGTCCAACAGCAGCTTATGCTAAAAATGCAGATGCTCGTCCAGTACACACTTCCCCAGTGATTGCTTATAATGTAGTAGCGAATACCAAAGTAACAACTTGGGATCAATTCACAACAGAAATCGTAAAACAATTAAATAATTTCGCACCGGAAATTAAAATTACATATAGTGGACCAATGACTGATTTCAATAAAAAAATTATGGAAGCTTTTGAAAAAGCACAGGAGCAAGCAGTCTATGCGAGCGGTCATTTGGAAAGTACTACTATTTCTGCAGATTCAACAGGCAATGTGACATTTAAAGTGAAATATATTACAAACCAAAAACAGGAAGCTGCCGTACAAAAAAAGGTTGATCAAGTATTAAAAACGATTATTAAGCCTTCTATGACAGAATTCGAAAAAGTAAAAGCGATTAATGATTATATTGTGTCAAATACTGCATATGGTACTAAAACAAAGGCTAGTCCCCATAGTGCATATGCATTGTTAATGGAAGGACAAGCTGTATGTCAAGGCTACGCGTTAACGTCCTATAAAATGTTGGAGCAAGCAGGGTTCGACACAAAGTATGTTGTAGGCTATGTTAATGGTAACGAGGCACATGCATGGAATTTAGTGAAGGTAGATGGTAAATGGTATCATCTAGATACAACATGGAATGATCCGTTACCAAATCGCATTGGCGCCTCTTCGTACGATTATTTTTTAGTAACGGATGCGCAGCTTAAGAAAGACCATAAGTGGATAGCTTCAGATTATCCTGCTGCAACAAGTACAACATACAGCTATATGCAAAATGTTCACTTTGCCTATCAAGTTAATAACACACTATACTTCAGTAATACTGCGGATAACAATAAATTGTATAAGCTTGATTTAGCAAGCGGTAAGAAAACTAAAGTTATTGATAAACGTGCCTTGTATATTACAGGAGCGGATAACTATTTGTATTTCAGTGATTACAGTAACAGTGGTTACTTAACAAAATTAAATCTTAAAACATTAAAAGCTGAGGTGCTCGCGAAGCAAGTGGTTTCTGATTTAAGAATAAGTGATAATTATTTAATTTATAAAGTTAATGCAAAAGATCAAACGCTTAAAATTAAATAA
- a CDS encoding metal-sensitive transcriptional regulator: MEYSDQVKNRVKRMEGQLRGILKMMEEEKDCKAVITQLSAVRSAVDRTVGVIVSTNLLECVQNAEGDGEKMNEVIQEAVNLVVKSR, from the coding sequence ATGGAATATTCAGATCAAGTGAAAAATCGTGTAAAACGGATGGAAGGTCAGCTACGTGGAATTTTGAAAATGATGGAGGAAGAGAAGGATTGCAAGGCAGTCATTACTCAATTATCGGCAGTACGTTCAGCAGTAGATCGTACAGTTGGTGTAATTGTCAGTACGAATCTTTTAGAATGTGTACAGAATGCTGAAGGTGACGGCGAGAAAATGAATGAAGTTATTCAAGAGGCAGTCAATTTAGTAGTAAAAAGTCGTTAA
- a CDS encoding transglutaminase domain-containing protein, with translation MRILWKKLAIIVIIVIFIDPIYTAGKAVVQQVITWTNNDEIETMLLSTKEKIIDVTAKLSENASIETATPIEEEPEEGVAVTAPTAQKPEAKLVVTNAKEMADAMYAYYSSFSPTFEIQYKGDTQRIEQLVEEAYENAIKRDDYVYGHISKHSIRFEYGRKTATIFGEQSYLMTPEQAAFVEMNVQEIVASINENSLSDVEKVRAVNDYIVANTAYTDQTNSSPHSAYTVLAEHGGVCQGYALLAHSMLQQLGIETKYIVGYVGQEGHAWNLVKLAGKWYHLDTTWNDPVPNRKGVVRYKYFLVDDRTMAKDHTWIAEDYPKATSTTYNYFHDVDFSAQVGQQIFYSNVSDDNKLYVLDLKTGKSKRVSNSRAQYIVYADGWLYFSNYSHGAYLTKIRPDGSGEQILNREDTKDLFVKDGYLYFTTNELKKMAL, from the coding sequence GTGAGGATTTTGTGGAAAAAATTAGCCATTATCGTAATTATCGTTATTTTTATTGACCCTATCTATACAGCTGGTAAAGCAGTTGTACAACAAGTGATAACTTGGACAAATAATGATGAGATAGAAACGATGCTTCTCTCAACAAAGGAAAAAATCATAGATGTTACTGCTAAACTTTCAGAGAATGCCTCCATTGAAACGGCCACACCTATAGAAGAAGAACCAGAAGAGGGGGTAGCCGTTACAGCTCCTACTGCCCAAAAGCCTGAAGCCAAGTTAGTTGTAACGAATGCAAAGGAAATGGCTGATGCGATGTATGCGTACTACAGTAGTTTTTCACCTACGTTTGAGATTCAATATAAAGGCGATACACAACGAATTGAACAGCTAGTGGAAGAAGCCTATGAAAATGCTATAAAACGAGATGATTATGTATATGGACATATTAGTAAGCATTCAATTCGATTTGAATATGGAAGAAAAACGGCCACAATCTTTGGGGAGCAAAGTTATTTAATGACCCCAGAGCAGGCAGCATTTGTTGAAATGAATGTTCAAGAGATTGTAGCCTCTATCAATGAAAATTCATTAAGTGATGTAGAGAAGGTTAGGGCTGTCAATGATTATATCGTTGCCAACACCGCCTATACAGATCAAACGAATTCAAGTCCACATAGCGCATATACAGTGCTTGCAGAGCATGGTGGCGTTTGCCAAGGCTATGCATTGTTGGCTCATTCGATGTTACAACAGTTAGGTATAGAAACAAAATATATAGTAGGCTATGTCGGACAAGAAGGACATGCATGGAATTTAGTAAAGCTCGCTGGCAAATGGTATCACCTTGATACTACATGGAATGACCCAGTACCTAATCGTAAAGGGGTGGTACGCTATAAATACTTTTTAGTAGATGATCGTACGATGGCTAAAGATCATACGTGGATTGCTGAAGACTACCCGAAAGCAACGAGTACAACGTATAACTATTTTCATGATGTAGATTTCTCTGCACAGGTAGGACAGCAAATATTTTATAGCAATGTTTCTGATGATAATAAATTGTACGTGCTTGATTTAAAAACAGGTAAATCGAAACGCGTTTCCAATTCACGTGCACAATACATCGTTTATGCAGATGGCTGGCTATATTTTAGTAATTATTCTCACGGAGCGTATTTAACAAAGATTCGCCCGGATGGAAGCGGAGAACAAATATTAAATAGGGAAGATACGAAGGATTTATTTGTGAAGGACGGCTATTTATATTTCACGACAAATGAGCTTAAAAAAATGGCACTGTAA
- a CDS encoding N-acetylglucosamine kinase, which translates to MMEWLLIIDGGATKTACAVVHAESGEIKYTTSTSGSNYQAIGAESATEILQALLANVQDFLQKQDCSNIAVATFAMAGIDSPKDHEIVSAIVHSALSALQFKIDMLIIENDAQATLLGVTAGQAGALLIAGTGAIAYAFDGTQIVRAGGWGHRAGDEGSGYWLGQEVIRAIFRMEDGRGEPTILKNAVYDYLRIRDVTELAAWLFRPSYTNAQLAKMGAFLADAVTKKDSCALQIAMRAAHELALLACAVLKKVDYQGEAFSLYCNGGAIKHNPIIYKTFAQEMELTYPKIEVSLCQHQPIYYLMERTKKAYDSL; encoded by the coding sequence ATGATGGAATGGCTACTTATTATTGACGGTGGTGCTACAAAAACGGCATGTGCGGTCGTACATGCCGAGTCTGGTGAAATAAAATATACAACATCAACAAGTGGCTCGAATTATCAAGCAATCGGCGCTGAATCGGCTACAGAGATATTGCAAGCGTTATTAGCAAATGTGCAGGACTTTTTACAAAAGCAAGATTGCTCAAATATTGCAGTAGCTACCTTTGCAATGGCTGGAATTGATTCTCCCAAAGATCATGAAATCGTATCAGCAATCGTTCATAGCGCCTTATCGGCATTACAATTTAAAATTGATATGCTTATTATAGAAAATGATGCACAGGCCACTTTACTGGGTGTTACTGCCGGACAGGCAGGCGCTTTACTCATTGCTGGAACAGGAGCCATTGCGTACGCATTTGATGGTACGCAAATAGTACGTGCAGGTGGTTGGGGACATCGTGCAGGAGATGAAGGTAGTGGTTATTGGTTAGGACAAGAAGTTATACGCGCCATTTTCCGAATGGAAGACGGGCGTGGTGAGCCGACCATCTTAAAAAATGCTGTCTATGATTACTTACGGATCCGAGATGTTACAGAGCTAGCTGCATGGCTGTTCCGTCCATCTTACACGAATGCGCAGCTTGCTAAAATGGGTGCATTTTTAGCAGATGCCGTGACCAAAAAGGATTCATGTGCTCTTCAAATAGCAATGCGTGCTGCCCATGAATTAGCGCTCCTTGCATGCGCCGTGTTGAAAAAAGTCGACTATCAAGGCGAAGCATTTAGCCTTTATTGTAATGGTGGTGCCATTAAGCATAATCCTATCATTTATAAAACTTTTGCCCAGGAAATGGAATTGACGTATCCGAAAATTGAAGTTTCTCTGTGTCAGCATCAACCAATCTATTATCTTATGGAGCGAACAAAAAAGGCCTATGACAGTTTGTAA